GGTTTTCGATGGTAATTGTTTCCCTGCGGCGATAAACGGCGATGACAATCGCCAGGGCCAGCGCTATTTCAGCGGCGGCGACGACAATAACAAAGATCGCGAACACCTGCCCGGTAATATCGCCCGGTTGGAGATACTTGGTAAAGGCCACCAGGTTTATATTGATGGCATTCAACATCAACTCTATGCATAAAAGGACCGCCACCGCGTTTTTCTTGGAAAGGGCTCCAAAAAGGCCGATAGAAAAGAGAAGCGCGCTCAAGAAAAGGTAATGGTTAATATTGATCATTTCGTGCCTTTCACCTCTTTCCCGATAACGATTGCCGCGATCATCGCCACTAAAAGCAGCACCGCCGCTATTTCAAAGGGAAACACATACCTGGCAAGCATCACCTCGGCAATGGAGAAAACCGCGTTTCCCGCCGCTGCTGGCGTTTGACCCGCCTTTACAACCCAGTTTTTTTGTAAAAGCGACCAGCCGATCAGCGCAAAAACGGCAAATGCAGTGAAAAAAGCCGGTACGGCCAG
Above is a window of Peptococcaceae bacterium DNA encoding:
- the nuoK gene encoding NADH-quinone oxidoreductase subunit NuoK produces the protein MNINHYLFLSALLFSIGLFGALSKKNAVAVLLCIELMLNAININLVAFTKYLQPGDITGQVFAIFVIVVAAAEIALALAIVIAVYRRRETITIENLDWLKW